Proteins from a single region of Gemmatimonadales bacterium:
- a CDS encoding sulfite exporter TauE/SafE family protein, whose amino-acid sequence MNALVLSVLGASLLGSPHCAAMCGGFVCFFSGQQDARPSRLTHAVYHLGRLLSYSLLGLAAGTAGAGFDLAGRLAGFHRPAAVAAGTLLILWGLAGLAAAAGFGRGATAAPAGFRKLFSAAIARLAGKPPTVRALTIGLLTALLPCGWLYVFVATAASTGSALGGAVVMAAFWAGTVPVLAGVGALAQRAAGPLRARLPVVTAALLLVLGVLTVAGKLQAPHAAAHPPAAHEHH is encoded by the coding sequence ATGAACGCCCTGGTGCTTTCCGTCCTCGGCGCAAGCTTGCTCGGCAGTCCGCATTGCGCCGCCATGTGCGGCGGCTTCGTCTGCTTCTTCAGCGGCCAGCAGGACGCACGGCCCAGCCGGCTGACCCATGCCGTCTATCACCTCGGGCGCCTCCTGTCGTATTCGCTGCTGGGCCTCGCCGCCGGCACGGCGGGCGCCGGATTCGACCTGGCCGGCCGGCTGGCAGGATTCCACCGCCCGGCCGCGGTGGCCGCGGGGACACTGCTCATTCTCTGGGGCCTCGCCGGTCTCGCGGCCGCCGCGGGATTCGGGCGGGGTGCCACCGCGGCCCCCGCCGGATTCCGGAAGCTGTTCAGCGCCGCGATTGCCCGGCTGGCCGGCAAACCACCCACCGTTCGCGCGCTCACCATCGGCCTCCTCACCGCCCTCCTCCCCTGTGGCTGGCTGTACGTGTTCGTGGCCACGGCGGCGAGCACCGGGTCGGCACTGGGCGGCGCCGTCGTGATGGCGGCATTCTGGGCCGGGACCGTTCCCGTCCTGGCGGGCGTCGGCGCGCTGGCGCAACGGGCCGCGGGGCCGCTCCGCGCTCGTCTCCCGGTCGTGACCGCGGCGCTGCTCCTCGTGCTCGGCGTGCTGACCGTCGCCGGCAAGCTCCAGGCTCCGCACGCCGCCGCACACCCACCCGCGGCACATGAGCACCACTAG
- a CDS encoding FixH family protein — protein MNSAKLWPAALVAVLAITVAANVAIYWTANHDSSFAVEPDYYQRAIDWDSTVARGQRSDALGWAADVRLAPPDAGQATLSVTLAARNGTPLDSADVRAALSHNAHGANVFQVRLLPSGPGLYAARVPSATQGLWRVDLAATRGDDVFVERVTVDNGTPHAP, from the coding sequence GTGAACAGCGCCAAGCTCTGGCCCGCCGCCCTCGTGGCCGTGCTCGCCATCACCGTCGCGGCGAACGTCGCCATCTACTGGACCGCCAACCACGACAGTTCCTTCGCGGTAGAACCCGACTACTATCAGCGCGCAATCGACTGGGATTCCACCGTGGCGCGCGGACAGCGGAGCGACGCGCTCGGCTGGGCCGCCGACGTGCGCCTCGCGCCGCCGGACGCCGGGCAGGCAACGCTCTCCGTGACGCTGGCCGCCCGCAATGGCACCCCGCTTGACTCCGCCGACGTTCGCGCCGCGCTCAGTCACAATGCGCATGGTGCCAACGTGTTCCAGGTGCGGCTTCTGCCCTCGGGCCCGGGGCTCTACGCCGCCAGGGTGCCCTCCGCCACGCAGGGGCTCTGGCGCGTCGACCTCGCCGCCACGCGCGGCGACGACGTCTTCGTCGAACGCGTCACGGTGGACAACGGAACCCCGCACGCGCCATGA
- the ccoG gene encoding cytochrome c oxidase accessory protein CcoG gives MSTTNASHPTAPGRVLATLNEDGSRRWIRPKLSPGSFWRIRRVVAYGLMVVFFLIPYLRMNGKPLVLLDVPHRQFTLLGYTFLPTDTLLFMLLLMSIAISIFLLTALFGRVWCGWACPQTVYMEFLFRPIERLFEGGRSGSIGFDKAGGVHLRRVAKNGVYLVLALFLAHTFLAYFVGIDQLVVWVRQSPLQHPTSFLIMAGTTALIFFDFAYFREQTCLVACPYGRLQSVLLDRQSLIVGYEPRRGEPRTLKVKGRPEGAGDCIDCGACVLTCPTGIDIRDGLQMECIHCTQCADACDAIMDKVGKPRGLIHYTSQNTVEGLPSRFLRPRVVLYPLALAVAVGLLGFNLSTKADTDVTLLRGAGAPFTRQPNGSVVNQIRVKITNRDAAERTYRLEVSGVAGASLIAPQNPVAVPGDKTVETSIFVVVPEERFEDDRVPSTIRVTDGADFTVEIPFELVGPEREHDDDHAPVAIAPAENATP, from the coding sequence ATGAGCACCACGAACGCGTCCCACCCCACCGCCCCCGGGCGGGTGCTGGCGACTCTCAACGAAGATGGATCCCGCCGCTGGATTCGCCCGAAACTCTCGCCCGGGAGCTTCTGGCGGATCCGGCGCGTGGTGGCCTACGGCCTGATGGTGGTGTTCTTCCTGATCCCGTACCTGCGGATGAACGGCAAGCCGCTCGTCCTCCTCGACGTGCCGCACCGGCAGTTCACGCTGCTCGGCTACACCTTCCTGCCCACCGACACGCTGCTCTTCATGCTGCTGCTGATGAGCATCGCCATCTCCATCTTCCTGCTCACGGCGCTCTTCGGCCGGGTGTGGTGCGGCTGGGCCTGTCCGCAGACGGTGTACATGGAGTTCCTGTTCCGCCCGATCGAGCGGCTCTTTGAGGGGGGCCGGAGCGGCTCCATCGGATTCGACAAGGCGGGCGGCGTGCATCTCCGGCGGGTCGCCAAGAACGGCGTGTACCTGGTCCTGGCCCTCTTCCTTGCCCACACCTTCCTCGCCTACTTCGTCGGCATCGACCAGCTCGTCGTGTGGGTGCGCCAGTCGCCCCTTCAGCACCCGACCTCCTTCCTGATCATGGCGGGGACCACGGCGCTGATCTTCTTTGACTTCGCCTACTTCCGCGAGCAGACCTGCCTGGTCGCCTGCCCCTACGGCCGCCTGCAGTCGGTCCTGCTCGACCGCCAGTCGCTCATCGTCGGCTACGAACCGAGGCGGGGCGAGCCGCGCACCCTCAAGGTCAAGGGCCGTCCGGAGGGCGCCGGGGACTGCATCGACTGCGGCGCCTGCGTCCTCACCTGTCCGACCGGCATCGACATCCGCGACGGGCTGCAGATGGAGTGCATCCACTGCACCCAGTGCGCCGACGCCTGCGACGCCATCATGGACAAGGTCGGCAAGCCACGCGGCCTCATCCACTACACCTCGCAGAACACCGTCGAGGGCCTGCCGAGCCGGTTCCTGCGCCCCCGCGTGGTGCTCTATCCGCTTGCGCTCGCCGTGGCGGTGGGGCTGCTCGGCTTCAACCTCAGCACCAAGGCGGACACCGACGTCACGCTCCTCCGCGGCGCCGGTGCGCCGTTCACCCGGCAGCCGAACGGCAGCGTCGTCAACCAGATCCGGGTGAAGATCACCAACCGCGACGCCGCGGAACGCACCTACCGCCTTGAGGTGTCCGGGGTGGCAGGCGCCTCGCTCATTGCGCCGCAAAACCCGGTCGCGGTGCCCGGCGACAAGACGGTGGAGACCAGCATCTTCGTGGTCGTTCCTGAGGAGCGCTTCGAGGACGACCGCGTGCCCTCCACGATTCGCGTCACCGACGGCGCCGACTTCACCGTGGAGATCCCCTTTGAGCTGGTCGGCCCGGAACGGGAGCACGACGACGACCATGCTCCGGTCGCCATCGCGCCTGCGGAGAACGCCACCCCGTGA